A genomic segment from bacterium encodes:
- the rplJ gene encoding 50S ribosomal protein L10 has product MKRELKEKIVDELKSALSNSKGIWLTDFRGLDVETIGKLRRRLRENSLRYQVVKNSILQFALQKAKIEPLTMYLDGPTGICFGDDPVLVARILTEFQREVGAPNLKVGWFDGKILSPGEIKDIALIPGRDVLLSEFLNILVAPLSNLIFTLQSILRKLVLILDEVVKKKGV; this is encoded by the coding sequence ATGAAACGTGAGCTTAAGGAAAAGATTGTGGATGAACTAAAGTCAGCTTTAAGTAATTCCAAAGGTATATGGCTTACAGATTTTAGAGGATTAGATGTAGAGACTATAGGAAAGCTAAGGAGAAGGTTGCGCGAAAATTCGTTACGCTATCAAGTGGTTAAAAATTCTATACTCCAATTCGCTCTTCAAAAGGCAAAAATTGAGCCTTTAACCATGTATCTCGATGGACCCACTGGTATATGTTTTGGTGATGACCCAGTTCTTGTTGCACGTATCTTGACTGAATTTCAGAGGGAAGTGGGTGCACCCAACCTTAAAGTGGGGTGGTTTGATGGTAAGATTTTATCTCCCGGTGAGATTAAAGATATAGCATTGATTCCTGGCCGTGATGTGTTATTATCTGAGTTTTTAAATATTTTAGTAGCCCCTCTATCCAACCTTATTTTCACACTTCAATCTATCTTAAGAAAATTGGTTTTAATATTGGATGAGGTAGTTAAGAAAAAAGGAGTATAA
- the rplL gene encoding 50S ribosomal protein L7/L12 — MAKVGSKEKVIELIEKMSVLELSELVKEIEERFGVKAAPQVAPVAQPQAQAVPEVKPQEEKVQFDIILKSFGDNKIRVIKVVREITGLGLKEAKELVDSAPKPVKEKVSKEEAEAIAKKLEAAGATYEIK; from the coding sequence ATGGCAAAAGTAGGGTCAAAAGAAAAGGTAATTGAGCTTATAGAGAAGATGTCTGTACTCGAGCTATCAGAGCTCGTGAAAGAGATTGAGGAGCGATTTGGCGTAAAAGCTGCTCCTCAAGTAGCACCAGTTGCCCAACCTCAAGCTCAAGCGGTCCCTGAAGTTAAGCCGCAAGAGGAAAAGGTACAGTTTGATATCATTCTTAAGTCATTTGGAGATAATAAAATAAGGGTAATAAAAGTAGTCCGTGAGATAACAGGACTTGGTTTAAAAGAAGCAAAAGAGCTTGTAGATTCAGCCCCTAAGCCTGTCAAAGAGAAAGTCTCAAAGGAAGAAGCAGAAGCAATTGCAAAAAAGCTTGAGGCTGCGGGAGCTACTTATGAGATAAAATGA